The genomic interval CTCAATAATAATTCATGAAGAGAGTAAAGGTggttggaggagagagagaactgtcCTTTTcgttttattaaaaataatccaAGAATCTATTTCTTTGGATTAGAACTGAAATGGATGATGACTCGAGTAACGTCCAGGTTGAAGTAACAATCAGATACAAGTAAAGACATGCTCTGTATGTTTCATCCTGCGACCACTCAGGCAGAGCGAGAGAAGTCCAGTCTGACCAAcaaggtggaggagctgcagatgcAGCTGGTGATGTCCAGACAGGCGCTCGGGCAGCAGGAGGACAAGGTGGGCTCGCTCACCAAGCAGCTGGAGGCCGTGCagagcagccagcagcacaACCAGGAGGACGGGGCCGACGACGACGGGATGGACGAGGTCGGAGGAGATGGCGTCTTTGACTACGAGGTGGACACCAAGAGCAAAGAGGTGCTGGAGGCGCGGATGCGTTCGGCCAGCGAGGAGCTCCTGAAGCTGCGGGACGAGCTGACGCAGGCGGGAACTCGATACAACACGCTGGAGCAGCGGCACAAGCAGGAGAAGGATCGCTGGAGGGCTGAGGCCCAGGAGCTTGCCGACAAGATCCGCCAGTGCATCAAGTCCAGCAGACAAGACCAGGAGCGCATTGGCGACCTGGAGAAGGAGATCGGGGCCACGAGGAAAGTGGCCATCGATTCGGAGGGGCACTTGAGCGTCgcccaggaggagctgctggcttTCTCCGAGGAGCTGTCCAACCTCTACCACCACATCTGCGTGTGCAACAACCTGACGCCCAAACGCGTCACCCTGGACTATTACCGCGACGGCGCCAGGGCGGGTGGTGTGGGAAGCAGCGTGAGAAGAGCCCACCACGTCTTTGCGCAGCAAAACTCCCAGAAGAAGCCACGAGACATGTTCACGTCCAAAGCGGCGGCGTTGCAGTTCATGGGGGAGGTGGACAGCGCCGGAGCCACGGGAGACTCTCCCAGCTGCCCGGGGTCGCCCACCCTGGATTTCAGGGACCCGTCCAACGTTAGCAACTTGGTGGCGGTGATCCGCTGTCAGATCAAACACCTCCGGGTAAGAACCCGCTGCTTATCatgtcatttattattcatgatCACTCTACTTCTACTTTAAGATGTGTAACTCCGTCTACATAGCTTGATAAACAAAagcccttttcttcttctccgtgaTTTTCCTCCTGCACAACATTTCTTTCACTGGACTTAATTCTCAGCTCAGACTGTTGAATGTTGCTGAGTCGCTTCACGTCTGAACAAATCCACACGGGCTGTCGTCGGCTTCgctgacacgtgtgtgtgtttgactggaTTATCAGAAGGTCAATGTGGAGTCGTGTCTTCTCCTGCAAAAAAATCCTTCAGTGTTTTCACGATGTAATACGTCCTGAAACTCATAAAGTTTCACTTGTATCTTCATCTCAAAAggtgtaataataaaaattgtgTTTAGAAAAAATCTGAGGCAAGTTtagaacattaaaaacaaattcagacatatttgaaaatagatttttgtatatacatttttatgtatatattggATGTACTCTTTATggaacaaaatgttgaaatgaaataagtgtctctgcctctgtcccgTCAGGTGGCGGTGGACCTCTGTCGGCAGAGGGGAGCGATGCCGTACTCGGGGCTCATGGTCAGCGGGGAGTCAGAGCGAGACGCCGAGAGCCTCATGGAGGAGGTTCTGAAACTCAAGTCTCTTCTCAGCACCAAGCGGGAGCAGATCGCAACGCTCAGGACTGTGCTCAAGGCCAACAAGCAGGTCGGTTCTGTCAGGGAGCTCTGGACTCGGCTTTTAAAAATAGTTTCATCGCTAAATCACATCGACGTCAGGGACTTTACCCTGAAACGTCGTCCTTGAATCTTCCATTAAAAACAACCCTTCACACAATTCTCCATTTTGTCTTCTGTAAACAGGAATCGTCTCTTTGTTCACTAAGtcttggacaaaaaaaaggctgaattCTGTATTTTAAGATTGATCTGATCATTGTTAAACTGATATGGTGAGAGAGTCTTTTTCTTGTCGTGCATGATATAATATTGACATAAGCAGCGATGTTGACTGTATCATCACATGGTTCTGCACCTTGAGCTCAGTGTGAGGCTGAACCATCGCCCCTCCCCCTTTCCCTGAGCTGTCACTCTCCCTtttacacacgtacacaccGGATAATCTGCTTGGCAGTGCCACGCTCACCTTCTCACGTCTGATTCCCAGAGCAGTGAACTCTGGGaaaaatgtccgcaaaattgCATCAAGACTTTTCCttggagtttgccgttcacatatgactaaggcaggaagcaggaaagtCTGCCGGAAAGATCTGTGGTGTCTGGgaagagcatgcaggaggcaggacgtgactGGAAAGAGTTTTATGtgtacagtcatcaacacgttCATTTGCTCGCTGTGAGATTCTCCTGCTGGATTCTCACTCGCATATTCTCCAGAAATTTTACCAGGAGCCCGAAGAGTGCCTgaagtctgaaagcagctgtttaTGTCTGTGACTTAATCATGGTATTTACATGTGACACTTTAATCACGAGTAATTATGTTCATGACACTAATGTAAAAAGGTGAATCATGTGTCTCAGGCCTTCAGCTTGGTGTCGTCGTTCTGTTACCGTTATCAAAGCAACGTTTTTCATTGAACTTCCAAAGTCTAAATAAGAGATAAATCTTTTTCCCAGGACATGTTGTCTCTGTGGAGCAGTCACAGAGTCATGAGTCATACATATTTGTTCGTGTCGTTGCAGACTGCGGAGTTGGCTCTGTCCAATCTGAAGACCAAGTACGAGACGGAGAAGAGCATGGTGTCGGAGACCATGATGAAACTCCGGAACGAGCTCAAAGCCCTGAAGGAGGACGCCGCCACCTTCTCGTCGCTCCGGGTCATGTTTGCCAGTCGGTAAGTTTCCTTCATCAGCGTTATAAAAGAACAAAGAACtggcattttaattattatcGTCCGTGTTCTTCGTGCTTAGTAACGTAGCAGCTTTTTGCTGCCGCTCGTGTAATAAGCTTATTACGTCTGTGGACAATCCACTAGTTCACATGAGGCTTACGAGCCACATGCTCTGCCCTGTGCcgccgggggaggaggaggaggaggggaggaggaagaggaggaggaggagggtcacCTTAGGGACGGAGGAGCCTGACGCTGGGGGGCGACGGCAGGGACGTCAGATCGAGAGGGGGGGCGTGGTTAACACCTCACCTGACTAATCACTAACCTCCTCTGAACATGAGGAGGCACGACAACCATTTGGGggactatttttttcttctaatttatatttatgtttttgctaAATTTAAGCAGAAATTTTGAATATTGTTGTTTATGAAATGAGGATGTGACGTCACAGGGTCCTGGGCCGCTCCAGACAACACACGATTATCTTTAAGCAGGATTGGAGAACAGACAGTGGTCGAGGATGTCAATCAGATTACAGATTGGAAATATCCTCTGGTTTATGATCCAGTCAAGTGGCGCCATCATGTTGACAACTGAGCACACTGCACTTCAACAAGGAagagttttaatatttaaactCTTATTCCAAAGTATGTTCTTATTATTGTTCTCGTTCtctaaaataataaagttaatCACCAGTGAATCAATTATTTACTTTTGtatctgttatttaaaaataagaCTTTATTGGCACCATCTTCTGAAACATTGAGCGTTTATAGATTTCTCTGTTTTGTGAtctgaaacaaataaacagtGTGACCACATCACTTCGTCCCTGACAGCTTgtgatgatatatgatatagatttaatatgaaatcttttaaaCATATTAATCAACTAtgaaataatctttagttgtttggtcacaGCTAGAGTTTGAAACTTACCGAGTCATTTTAACACGTGTgtcttgtgtctttgtggttgAATGTGGTTTCACCTGCCTGTGCACGTTGCATCTCttcaccgtgtgtgtgcgtctctcaGGTGCGACCAGTACGTCACGCAGCTGGACGAGATGCAGCGGCAGCTGGCGGCGGCCGAGGACGAGAAGAAGACTCTGAATTCTCTCCTGCGAATGGCCATCCAGCAGAAGTTGGCGCTCACGCAGCGTCTGGAGGACCTGGAGGTGCCTCTGTCCCCCCACAGTCTGAACAGCAGCCCCCGCCGCTCCCGGGCCAAAGAGCTGGCCACCAAGTCGGGCCGGGCCTCCCGCAGTCCCCGCAGCAGTCCCGCCCGGCCGCCGCTTAGGAGCAGCCCGCGGGCCAGCCCTGTTCTGGGCGTTCCCGCCATGGCCACGCATCACCTGCGGGCTCTGACCCGAAGCCTCCACACAAGCCCCGTAAGAACCCCCCTCTCCGTCTGTCCCGACAGCCTGACCGGCAGCCGCCGGCGTCGGGGCGAGGCTCTCCCACGAGACGCCACATTCATTAGGAGCCGTAGCGTCAGTGATAATCTTAACGGCCGTTCCCTCGCACGAAACGGTTCCACCGGCTCCGTGAACGGTGAAGAAATGGTCAAAACACAAGTCCGTGATTCAAGAAAGGGCGGATCGGGCCGAAGGGCTTCGGCCCCGGCTCGCCAGGACACCTTCATCACCGCTCGTGTTTtaccttcctcttttttttctccgtccgTAGAGAATCTAACCTCTTCCAGAGCTTTGTGTGTGAATCCTAACAAACACGGTGCATGGagtgaaattaaacaaaaacctGATCTAATACCTAACGTAGATATTTCAGTGCGGGGGAAACGACCTCCGGCTCAAGGGTCCGATTCTTCACGTCGCAGCACGGTCCTGCGGAACTCGCTCTCCGCTCAGATCGACGTTAAACGCTCAGCATGTCCGTCCGTTCAGACCAGGACGACGAGTAGAGAGTCGAGACGTAGATCGTCCACCTGCACAGGTAGAGCCGTTGAGGAATCACACGCTGATGTTAGTCAGAGTTCTGATCACAGAGCTCAGACCTCATCCTGCAGGGCCCGGAGCTCACACTCCAAATCCTCCAGACCGAGACGCCACTGAACTACTGATAACTATGTTAAGAACATTAGATAAGATATATGCTTATTCTATcaaatatttcctctttttttttataacagttCACCCTTTATTTGCTGATCCTTTATGTAGAGCccggccgatatcgatattagggtGAACAAGATTTACAATACAGATACATCGGgcgatatatttatatttgcatctgtcaatgattcaaatataaatatatcaaacctttatgacaaagaaatgtaattgaggcttgatattttacactttaaccataaactgtatcataaataactataaaaagaaagaaaacacaaatacatccaAACATATAGAACCTCAATTGGGAAAATAGACATAATTTATTTGAGGTAAAATGTATCATAAATGTTTCTGCGTTGTTTATtctgtataatataataatataatgtgtcTGTCCATCGGTCGAGCTCTACTTTTATGTGTATTCATTTGTTGACCCTCATCATTTTAAGTAACTTATAATTTTTCCCCGTTGGACTAAATGTGttcttgtgtctctgtctcaccttGTCTCTGTAGCGCTGAAactctcctcccatctctccgAACCCCCTCGTCTCCGTAAGGACCTGACCCGTCTCCATGTCGGCTccccccgtccgtccgtccgtccgtccgtccgtccgtcccagGTGTGACGCTACATTCCCCTCGCTACCCAACACACAAccatggataaaaaaaaaaagagaaaagaagaaaatattaaaaatgaatcatcctGCTCCCTCCTGATCTTCTCTGCTGGGAGCGGAGGAACCTGCatgcagcctggaggaggatgaagaggtgcTGGGTCTCGTTCAGGGCTCGTGGTGAACCACCGTCAGTATTTATTCCACTACGAGAAGTTTCACGTTCAGTATTactgtgtttgtctttacaCTCCTGGCGTCCCGGTCCGGTCGGGTCcggtctgtctgtccgtcctgcGTCTGTTAGTGACTGTTAGTGACTGTAAGTGTCTGTGAGCCTGTAGATCTTCTCCCAGGCCGTGGTTCTAAAGGGGCAGCAAGAAATTTTAATAcaatatactttttttgtaaaaattctgcgaatatttcctcccCGTCCACGAGCTGGTTTCTTTTCcgtaaattgaaaagaaaaattaaaattttttggattatttcattatcgattaatctttcgATTATTTTTGCGATTCAAATGATTAGTTTTTTGGTCCAcaaaaatggtggaaaatgttgacCGTGTTTCCTAAAAATCCCCAAGATGATGTTAAGTTTTTGTCCAcccaccaaagatattcagtttactgtccgagaggagcaaagaaaccagaaatattcacatttaagaagctgaaatcagagaattatgaattttttacccaaaaaacaacttgaaccgattaatcgattatcaaaatagttggcgattaatttaatagTCGATTAATAATCGCTAGCGACAGATGCTTCGACTCAAAGGTTTTAGCCTCGTGGTTCGTGTGTATGTCTCACGTACCCGAGGGTTCGTGTCCCGACCAGAGcagtaacatcatcatcaacaacaaacaatctttctccaaaaaatgcttactgcccctttaacagagCAATTTAGccttattaaaaataattgcgATACTTTAAAGAGTTTGATATCGTCTTgagttttctccctttttccccGGTGGTATAGTTTTGACTCGTCAGGCTCTTTGGTTTCAGCCACGCCCCCTTTAACGTGAGGTCACCAGCTCAGGTCAAGCACATCACGTCATCATGATACATGATCTTTAATAATGTGCACCTTACTATGCAGACAGAGTCCGGACACTGTTCTCTGCGATTTAACGACACCTTCAGTTAACAGTGGCCGACGGGAGACATTATAAAAACAGCCATAAAgaatcacaataataataattatgataataataatcagctgTGAGTGTCCCATTGGCCTCGATTTATCTAAAAAATTCAACACGCTGGTTTTTATCTAAAAGTGAAACCAGGCTGTTGGATCATGTCATTGCTGCAAAATGCATAATAACAGTTTCccattctgcttctgcttcctcacatttaatatttcatccgTCATTATCACCACGATACAGTGAGCATGTTATCACTCACAGCGTGCTCGTGTCGTCCACAGTTCAGTTGTGCTAATCGTGGTAATCGCAGACTGctgcttttagaaaaaaatttaaataacaatCATGTccaataattattaaaaatcatttttacagtGATTAACATGTAGAAGTCCATTATGAttcacaacaataaataaattaatgaatttaataaattaaaatatttcaaatgtgtagagagagaaaaaaatgctgtaacCATGGAAACACATTCATTGATTTTCTACAGTAGTTTCATGACATCAACAGTCTGATGTGAATAATCACGACCACATTTAAAAACGAATGCAAGAAAGCGTTGGCATTAATTTTTCACGTCCGGTGGTTTGGTGAAGGAGCCACATCCTGCtgattttatctttatttttcttaagttattatttttttagtgcCTTGGTTTTGATCTTGTCTGAGGTTTTGACATCACAACTCTTCAACACTGtagttgtgattttatttttttaaagttagctGCTCTGGGGAAACTCGTCGAGCAGCGTTAGCACTGAATCaaatgatttgtcattttgataaaacattttcacttttttagcGATCATGCCTTTATGAACTCATCAATCAATAACTCGTCAAATCATTTCCCTGGAATTAGTTCTggccattatttatttagtgaaCTGTTACCGTGAGACAAGTAACTGTATAAACATAAcgaatacaaacacatacatacaatattacaatcatttttaataaccagTTCTCAGACTGAACCGTTTGTGaatttgtgctttaaaaaaaaagtgaaaatgttttaaccGAATGTCTAATTTACTTTGAAGGttgtaaatcatttttctttggaTCCATTTAATTCACTCTGTGCAGACGGGTGTATAATTTATATACCACTGTTGTATaatattttaactgtatttatGTGGTCTGCGTTCTGTGTGCACACTCCACATGTAATAACTATGTGCTCCTCCAGTCGACCTTCCATCGACCTGTTAACCGCTTCTGTcatgaagaataaaaacaagccAACACTGAACGTGGACTGTGGTGTTATGAATATTAGTTTCTGTTATTTATGTCATTTTGCTTAATGAGATGATGCAGCACACTACGATCGTTTGGTGGTAGAAATTATGAGCTCATTCCAAAATcacaagtgttttcttttttcctcatagGAAGGAAAACGATATGTTCCAGTATAaacttttcttctctgctgcagAATCAACAACATATCACAACAGGTTTGAAAAGAGAAGATCTGCATatctacagaaaaaaattgtttttggttctaaataaaacaaatatattttcttaaggatcaaaacttcaaataaaacacagaaaggtgagaatatgggacctttaatgtatggtttgaattcatttttgagaacaaatttaaataatggTTTATGGATTGAAAATTTTGAATTATGCATATGGAATTTTCAGAAGTCTGAAGAAGAGCCTTGTGAAACGTTGCTCCTTGAAGGCAATTTGTCCACCCACAAGACTTGATTATTTGtactttatttgaatatttgtattttatgctactttatactCCGTCAGCTTTCAAagacatgttgtttttacatttatctTAGACCTTTAGTTACAAGTTATTTTACAATTAATGACAAAACATGATCAGTTCAAAACAAATATAGATATGATTTAATGTTAGACATGAatttacagtaacagtaaatgGAGTAGATTAAAATACTTAAATCTTGGTCAAGAAAACTGCAAAAGTAAAATTCTACTTatgctactactactattactatgagtaataataatccaacaacaataataatctgTAACTCAACAGTGTAACACTCAGTGACGTCACAGTTATTTTACCTATAACATTTTgctaaaaaaactttttgaacttttttctttgtaacattttcaatgaagaacttttattgtaatattttttacagtgtgttagTGCTACTTTTACAAAAAGGGAAAGTAGGAAGTAGAAATTTGCTCATAAAATGTCCaataagtaaaagaaaatatgaaataatatatcaatatttctCACAGCAGGGAAATGTTATAAATTACAGCACGAAGAGGATCGTAGAAAACATGAAGCATCagtaaaaagggaaataaatcagtaaaaataaaatataaatataaggaaatgtaaaatattattaatatatacaatgtagACAGGATTACACATGGCAAAATATTGAGATGGCACTCGCAGTGGAAGTGTTGCAAAGTTTATGAACAAAAGTAAAGTTAGTTTATGCACAAAAAGTTAAAAGTATAATAATCTGTGTTAAAATCACATGAATAGTTAGTGTTAAAAGTTCTGACGCTgatataaaatatgataaaactCTTGTTCCGTGTTGACAGGCGCCAGTTACGGTCTCTGgcatgtgattggctgcaggCACCGCCGGTCCCTCCCATTGGCTGCGGGCGGGGCCGCGGggggagaggggcggggcctgtgtgTCCAGGCATGTTGCGCTCCTGTGAACCGACAGttcttcatcagctgctctgaCGTGTCCGAGGAGATGTCCGCGAAGAGCGTGGGCTCGGTTCTGACCCGCTCCCTGTGGACCGGAGGGAACAAGACCCCGCCCGTCAGGAGgacgtgtggaggaggaggaggaggagggggagggggggagcagcGCCCCCGCGGCGGGACAACAGAACAAAGTTGCGGCTCGGGCTCGGACGGGCCCAGCGGTGACGTCACGTCCTCCACGGAACCGCCCGGGACCAAGACGCGTCCCGCGGAGCCGGTGCGCGCCGCCGGTGTCACCGCGGTGAGGAGGCGGTCGTTCACCTCCACCGCGGCCCCGGTGGACCAGAGGTCCCACCTGTGGGCCCGGTACAGCGACATGAGGCGGCTGGTTCACGGTAAGAGGACGAGCTCCACCGGTACCGGGTTCTCCCCCGAGTCTCCCCCGAGTCTCCCCGAGTCTCCCCCGGGTCTCCCCCGGGTCTCCCAGCGGCGCTGCTCGAGCACACGTcaacagtgtgagtgtgtgtgtgagagagagagtgtgtgtgtgtgtgtgtgtgtgtgtgtgtgtctgtgtgtctgtgtgtgtgtgtgtctgtgtgtctgtgtgtgtctgtctgtctgtgcgtgtgtgtgtgtgtgtgcgtgtgcgtgtgtgtgtgagagagtgtgtgtgtgtgtgtgtgtgtgtgtgagagagagagagagagagagagagagagaaa from Scophthalmus maximus strain ysfricsl-2021 chromosome 3, ASM2237912v1, whole genome shotgun sequence carries:
- the zgc:162200 gene encoding protein bicaudal D homolog 2 isoform X2, translating into MLEADAEPAGAAAAEGEMGSGDLQADLVRLTLELQEATEEKLQAARYGLVVLEESAALKMKHRQLEEEHEVLRVELQQLREAFADSVNSQKRAAADGECREENLLQETATKEAAMATRIEEVQAELKQTRLALGNAHAEIDRLGVVSGQLKKECECLEAEKGHLRDEMKEFKVRELRQLQDNGELEEENISLQKQVSVLKENQVEFESMKLELSQKNEEQEELRAQADESARLREITEMQLDEALEALKEEREQKNSLRRELSSLTLHPFDTVGNLELHLEQLDRSRETGQGGEGVGEGEGEDQDSGYNNGPGSAPGSAHPPHSGGSKSNGLIHCCSTPRTSDVFLRAPASGLVSDLLSELHFSDSQKLKQQLLQAEREKSSLTNKVEELQMQLVMSRQALGQQEDKVGSLTKQLEAVQSSQQHNQEDGADDDGMDEVGGDGVFDYEVDTKSKEVLEARMRSASEELLKLRDELTQAGTRYNTLEQRHKQEKDRWRAEAQELADKIRQCIKSSRQDQERIGDLEKEIGATRKVAIDSEGHLSVAQEELLAFSEELSNLYHHICVCNNLTPKRVTLDYYRDGARAGGVGSSVRRAHHVFAQQNSQKKPRDMFTSKAAALQFMGEVDSAGATGDSPSCPGSPTLDFRDPSNVSNLVAVIRCQIKHLRVAVDLCRQRGAMPYSGLMVSGESERDAESLMEEVLKLKSLLSTKREQIATLRTVLKANKQTAELALSNLKTKYETEKSMVSETMMKLRNELKALKEDAATFSSLRVMFASRAETLLPSLRTPSSP
- the zgc:162200 gene encoding protein bicaudal D homolog 2 isoform X1 produces the protein MLEADAEPAGAAAAEGEMGSGDLQADLVRLTLELQEATEEKLQAARYGLVVLEESAALKMKHRQLEEEHEVLRVELQQLREAFADSVNSQKRAAADGECREENLLQETATKEAAMATRIEEVQAELKQTRLALGNAHAEIDRLGVVSGQLKKECECLEAEKGHLRDEMKEFKVRELRQLQDNGELEEENISLQKQVSVLKENQVEFESMKLELSQKNEEQEELRAQADESARLREITEMQLDEALEALKEEREQKNSLRRELSSLTLHPFDTVGNLELHLEQLDRSRETGQGGEGVGEGEGEDQDSGYNNGPGSAPGSAHPPHSGGSKSNGLIHCCSTPRTSDVFLRAPASGLVSDLLSELHFSDSQKLKQQLLQAEREKSSLTNKVEELQMQLVMSRQALGQQEDKVGSLTKQLEAVQSSQQHNQEDGADDDGMDEVGGDGVFDYEVDTKSKEVLEARMRSASEELLKLRDELTQAGTRYNTLEQRHKQEKDRWRAEAQELADKIRQCIKSSRQDQERIGDLEKEIGATRKVAIDSEGHLSVAQEELLAFSEELSNLYHHICVCNNLTPKRVTLDYYRDGARAGGVGSSVRRAHHVFAQQNSQKKPRDMFTSKAAALQFMGEVDSAGATGDSPSCPGSPTLDFRDPSNVSNLVAVIRCQIKHLRVAVDLCRQRGAMPYSGLMVSGESERDAESLMEEVLKLKSLLSTKREQIATLRTVLKANKQTAELALSNLKTKYETEKSMVSETMMKLRNELKALKEDAATFSSLRVMFASRCDQYVTQLDEMQRQLAAAEDEKKTLNSLLRMAIQQKLALTQRLEDLEVPLSPHSLNSSPRRSRAKELATKSGRASRSPRSSPARPPLRSSPRASPVLGVPAMATHHLRALTRSLHTSPR